One window from the genome of Vidua chalybeata isolate OUT-0048 chromosome 3, bVidCha1 merged haplotype, whole genome shotgun sequence encodes:
- the ENPP4 gene encoding bis(5'-adenosyl)-triphosphatase ENPP4 — MSSMLMLFFAAILLCSAHSAGDSVPKLLLVSFDGFRADYLETYKLPHLQEFIGDGVLVKEVMNAFITKTFPNHYTIVTGLYEESHGIVANDMYDADAKKKFSQFNDSDPFWWNEAVPIWVTNQQQGRGASAAAMWPGSDVKINNTTPHFFMKYNFSVKFEERVERIVEWLNSSDPVVNFAVLYWEEPDASGHKYGPSDTQNMHRVLEEVDKHVGFLMNKLKASGLWDTVNVIITSDHGMASCSAEKLIVLDECLGRNNYTLIDRTPVAAVLPRQNKEDVYNLLKNCNSHMKVYLKEEIPDRFHYRHHKRIQPIILVADEGWTIVQNESLSKLGDHGYDNALPSMHPFLAARGPAFRRGYSHGSLDNVDIYPMMCHVLGLAPRPHNGTFANTKCLLADQWCISVPEAIGIVIGVFMVLSTFTCIIIISKNRVAPSRPFARLQLQSDDDDPLIG; from the exons ATGAGCTCGATGCTGATGTTATTTTTTGCTGCAATCCTCCTCTGTTCTGCTCACTCAGCTGGTGACTCGGTACCCAAGTTGCTCCTCGTGTCCTTTGATGGCTTCAGGGCTGATTACTTGGAAACCTACAAGCTTCCTCATCTCCAGGAATTCATTGGGGATGGTGTGCTTGTAAAAGAAGTCATGAATGCTTTTATCACCAAGACCTTCCCAAACCATTACACCATAGTGACCGGTTTGTATGAGGAAAGCCATGGCATTGTGGCTAATGACATGTACGATGCAGATGCCAAGAAAAAATTTTCACAGTTTAATGATTCAGATCCCTTCTGGTGGAATGAGGCAGTTCCAATTTGGGTAACAAATCAACAACAGGGAAGGGGAGCAAGTGCTGCTGCAATGTGGCCCGGTAGTGATGTAAAAATCAACAACACGACACCTCATTTCTTTATGAAGTACAACTTCTCAGTGAAGTTTGAGGAGAGAGTGGAGAGAATTGTTGAGTGGCTGAACAGCTCTGACCCAGTGGTCAATTTTGCTGTGCTCTACTGGGAAGAACCAGATGCAAGTGGGCACAAGTACGGCCCAAGTGACACCCAGAACATGCACAGAGTGTTGGAAGAGGTGGATAAACATGTTGGATTCCTTATGAACAAACTGAAGGCATCAGGCCTTTGGGACACTGTAAATGTCATAATAACAAGTGACCATGGAATGGCCTCCTGTTCTGCAGAGAAGCTGATTGTCCTGGATGAATGCCTCGGGCGCAATAACTACACCCTGATAGACAGGACTCCtgttgctgcagtgctgccaagGCAAA ACAAAGAAGATGTGTATAACTTACTCAAAAATTGCAACAGTCACATGAAGGTTtatctgaaagaagaaattccaGACAGATTCCATTATCGCCATCACAAGAGAATCCAGCCCATAATTCTGGTTGCAGATGAAGGCTGGACAATCGTACAGAACGAGTCCCTTTCCAAGT TGGGGGACCACGGCTATGACAACGCCCTGCCCAGCATGCACCCGTTCCTGGCCGCGCGCGGTCCCGCCTTCCGGCGCGGCTACAGCCACGGCAGCCTGGACAACGTGGACATCTACCCCATGATGTGCCACGTGCTGGGGCTCGCCCCGCGGCCACACAACGGCACCTTCGCCAACACCAAGTGCCTGCTGGCTGACCAGTGGTGCATCAGTGTCCCTGAGGCCATTGGCATCGTCATTGGGGTTTTCATGGTCCTGAGCACTTTCACctgcatcatcatcatctccaAGAACAGAGTGGCTCCCTCCCGGCCCTTTGCCCGGCTCCAGTTACAGAGCGATGACGATGATCCTTTGATTGGATAG